From Sulfurovum xiamenensis, one genomic window encodes:
- the mobB gene encoding molybdopterin-guanine dinucleotide biosynthesis protein B, with protein sequence MSKRVAVAFTGPSNSGKTTLVEKIAKILIKERKVAIIKNDPKDKAHFDVEGKDSHKFSQTGAEVVVTSPTRTTYFSQREKTLDDIVAMINDFDILLVEGLKTLPLPRIAVFRNKIDESYFSCSEAIAIDDTIDMATYTMPESIDILDLNNTDQIIEWIHAHAKQL encoded by the coding sequence GTGAGTAAAAGAGTTGCTGTTGCATTTACCGGTCCTTCAAACAGTGGGAAAACCACTCTTGTAGAAAAAATTGCAAAAATATTGATAAAAGAACGTAAAGTTGCCATCATAAAAAATGACCCTAAAGACAAAGCACATTTTGATGTAGAAGGTAAAGACAGCCATAAATTCTCACAAACAGGTGCTGAAGTTGTTGTTACATCACCTACACGGACCACCTACTTCTCACAGAGAGAAAAAACACTCGATGATATCGTAGCCATGATCAATGACTTTGATATATTACTTGTTGAAGGACTGAAAACACTCCCACTACCGCGAATCGCTGTTTTCAGAAACAAGATCGACGAAAGTTATTTTTCCTGCAGTGAAGCCATAGCGATTGATGATACGATCGATATGGCAACCTATACGATGCCAGAGAGTATCGATATACTTGATCTAAATAACACAGATCAGATCATAGAGTGGATCCATGCCCATGCAAAACAACTATAA
- a CDS encoding class 1 fructose-bisphosphatase — protein sequence MLTIFETIEKIAIKIDHAIKTEDLGYSDTENTSGEDQLKLDVKSDYIVEEAFKNVSIVKALVSEEKEGVLALHDEGKYTICYDPLDGSSLADVNLSVGSIFGIYEGELKAENLVASAYVVYGPRIELVTATRDAKPKHYRAQEGLFNFISEISLDEKGKLNAPGGTQQNWSKVHKTFVDGLFAEGYRLRYSGGMVPDLHQILLKGGGIFSYPGTSDKPNGKLRQLFEVIPFAFMYEQAGGQAISNEGVRLMELIPAHPHDTSPCFFGSNYEINKLKEAYGMKV from the coding sequence ATGTTAACCATATTTGAAACCATTGAAAAAATTGCGATCAAAATTGACCACGCCATTAAAACAGAAGACCTGGGATATAGTGACACAGAAAATACATCGGGTGAAGATCAACTGAAGCTGGATGTAAAAAGCGACTATATTGTAGAAGAGGCTTTTAAAAATGTCTCGATTGTCAAAGCTTTGGTGAGTGAGGAGAAAGAGGGTGTCTTGGCATTGCATGATGAAGGAAAATATACGATCTGTTATGACCCTTTGGATGGTTCAAGTCTTGCAGATGTCAACCTCTCTGTAGGGTCTATCTTCGGTATTTATGAAGGTGAACTGAAAGCTGAAAATCTTGTAGCTTCTGCCTATGTTGTCTATGGTCCGCGTATTGAACTTGTGACAGCAACAAGAGATGCCAAACCCAAACATTACAGAGCACAGGAAGGTCTTTTCAACTTTATCTCCGAGATCTCATTGGATGAAAAAGGAAAACTCAATGCGCCTGGCGGAACACAACAGAACTGGAGCAAAGTCCATAAAACATTTGTAGATGGTCTTTTTGCTGAGGGGTACCGTCTTAGATACTCTGGCGGTATGGTACCGGACCTTCACCAGATACTTTTAAAAGGTGGCGGGATCTTCTCATACCCTGGGACATCAGACAAACCAAACGGCAAACTCAGACAGCTTTTTGAAGTGATCCCTTTTGCCTTCATGTATGAACAGGCTGGCGGTCAGGCGATCAGTAATGAAGGGGTGCGACTGATGGAATTGATACCAGCTCATCCGCATGATACAAGCCCTTGTTTTTTCGGTTCCAATTATGAAATAAACAAACTCAAAGAAGCCTACGGGATGAAAGTATAA
- a CDS encoding GIY-YIG nuclease family protein: MYYVYIVKCADETLYTGIATELERRIDEHNGSDKGAKYTRVRRPVNLVYSEEYADRSSASKREYEIKKKMSRAEKLKLIASS, from the coding sequence ATGTATTATGTGTATATAGTAAAGTGTGCAGACGAGACACTTTATACGGGCATTGCCACAGAACTGGAACGCAGGATCGATGAGCACAACGGTTCGGACAAAGGGGCAAAATACACACGCGTAAGAAGACCCGTTAACTTGGTTTATAGTGAAGAATATGCAGATAGAAGTTCAGCCTCTAAACGTGAGTATGAGATCAAGAAGAAGATGAGCAGGGCAGAGAAGTTGAAGCTGATAGCTTCATCTTAG